In the Streptomyces fradiae ATCC 10745 = DSM 40063 genome, one interval contains:
- a CDS encoding sugar ABC transporter substrate-binding protein: MATVRTGVRAVAAVLAVALGVTLTACSATGGKRAEDARKAAAAAEGRANVTTPRWTFAMVTHSGDGDTFWDIVQKGARQAAAKDNINFLYAHSDEGQQQAQLVDSYVDKKVDGLIVTLAKPDALKASVARAVAAGIPVITVNSGSAQSKAYGALTHIGQDEAIAGQAVGDELDRRGRTKALCVLHEQGNVGHEQRCSGVRETFDGTLQNLYVDGTNMPDVQASIEAKLQSDPAIDAVVTLGAPFADAAAQARRTAGSQAQIATFDLNAKVAAGLGAGTLAFAVDQQPYLQGYEAVDLLWLHRYNADVLGGGRPVLTGPQIITEKDAKALTAYTERGTR, encoded by the coding sequence GTGGCAACGGTTCGGACAGGAGTACGCGCGGTCGCCGCCGTGCTGGCGGTGGCACTCGGAGTGACCCTGACCGCCTGCAGCGCCACCGGCGGCAAGCGCGCCGAGGACGCCAGGAAGGCCGCCGCGGCGGCCGAGGGCCGGGCCAACGTCACCACGCCCCGCTGGACCTTCGCCATGGTGACCCACTCGGGTGACGGCGACACCTTCTGGGACATCGTCCAGAAGGGCGCCCGCCAGGCCGCCGCCAAGGACAACATCAACTTCCTGTACGCCCACAGCGACGAGGGCCAGCAGCAGGCGCAGCTCGTCGACTCGTACGTCGACAAGAAGGTCGACGGCCTGATCGTCACCCTCGCCAAGCCCGACGCGCTCAAGGCGTCCGTCGCCCGCGCCGTCGCCGCCGGCATCCCGGTGATCACCGTGAACTCGGGCTCCGCCCAGTCCAAGGCGTACGGCGCCCTCACCCACATCGGCCAGGACGAGGCCATCGCGGGCCAGGCCGTCGGCGACGAGCTCGACCGGCGCGGCCGGACGAAGGCCCTGTGCGTCCTGCACGAGCAGGGCAACGTCGGCCACGAGCAGCGCTGCTCCGGCGTGCGCGAGACCTTCGACGGCACCCTGCAGAACCTCTACGTCGACGGCACCAACATGCCCGACGTCCAGGCGTCCATCGAGGCCAAGCTGCAGAGCGACCCGGCCATCGACGCCGTCGTCACCCTCGGCGCGCCGTTCGCCGACGCCGCCGCCCAGGCCCGGCGCACCGCGGGCTCCCAGGCCCAGATCGCCACCTTCGACCTCAACGCCAAGGTCGCCGCCGGCCTCGGCGCGGGCACCCTCGCCTTCGCCGTCGACCAGCAGCCGTACCTCCAGGGGTACGAGGCCGTCGACCTGCTGTGGCTCCACCGCTACAACGCCGACGTGCTGGGCGGCGGGCGCCCGGTCCTCACCGGCCCGCAGATCATCACGGAGAAGGACGCGAAGGCCCTCACCGCCTACACCGAGCGGGGGACGCGATGA
- a CDS encoding chlorinating enzyme, with the protein MSDRTSDFRLTPEELAKFEEQGFIGPIKVYEPEEMERRWNEIRRAIPDRSRAIYPEDALGAVTNLSNYDRHLDIDLLSEHIMQRAIVERVASILGPDLLCWRTEFFPKYQGDEGTDWHQAATFAHSSGRPQIQWPARNDAPAFGGTITAWTAFTHSTKENGCLQLMPGTHRVMNYDESLGMSYNPDTINKREKDNVRRGFFGYDYRELQKDPDWRPDESKAFSLVMEPGECVIFWSTLMHGSLPHTGSKRDYRMGFATRYVPTQVKIYPDLDDVSEYGGTIPLENYAAVLVAGKDEYGINKLTDRNRRGHLFTPWDFR; encoded by the coding sequence GTGAGTGACAGGACTTCGGATTTTCGGCTGACCCCCGAAGAGCTGGCCAAGTTCGAGGAGCAGGGCTTCATCGGGCCGATCAAGGTCTACGAACCGGAGGAGATGGAGAGGCGCTGGAACGAGATACGCCGGGCCATTCCGGACCGGTCGCGCGCCATCTACCCGGAGGACGCGCTGGGCGCGGTCACCAACCTCTCCAACTACGACCGGCACCTCGACATCGACCTGCTCAGCGAGCACATCATGCAGCGGGCCATCGTCGAGCGGGTGGCGTCCATCCTCGGCCCGGACCTGCTCTGCTGGCGCACCGAGTTCTTCCCGAAGTACCAGGGCGACGAGGGGACGGACTGGCACCAGGCGGCGACGTTCGCGCACTCCAGCGGCCGCCCCCAGATCCAGTGGCCGGCGCGGAACGACGCCCCCGCCTTCGGCGGCACGATCACGGCCTGGACCGCGTTCACCCACTCCACCAAGGAGAACGGCTGCCTCCAGCTCATGCCGGGCACGCACCGGGTGATGAACTACGACGAGTCCCTCGGCATGTCCTACAACCCCGACACGATCAACAAGCGGGAGAAGGACAACGTCCGCCGCGGATTCTTCGGGTACGACTACCGCGAACTCCAGAAGGACCCCGACTGGCGGCCCGACGAGTCGAAGGCGTTCTCGCTCGTCATGGAGCCGGGCGAATGCGTCATCTTCTGGTCGACCCTCATGCACGGATCGCTGCCGCACACCGGCAGCAAGAGGGACTACCGCATGGGATTCGCCACGCGGTACGTGCCGACCCAGGTGAAGATCTACCCGGACCTCGACGACGTGTCCGAGTACGGCGGCACGATTCCGCTGGAGAACTACGCCGCCGTCCTCGTCGCCGGAAAGGACGAGTACGGCATCAACAAGCTCACCGACCGGAACCGCCGCGGCCACCTGTTCACCCCGTGGGACTTCCGGTAG
- a CDS encoding dihydrofolate reductase family protein produces the protein MARLTLTAFLTLDGVMQAPGGRDEDRSGGFDHGGWLVPFADEDMGRFVTEVFDRAGAFLLGRRTYEIFASYWPRVTDPGDPIASRLNTLPKYVVSRTLAKADWHNTHLVGDDLAETAARLGERSGPEVQVHGSARLAQGLIARNLLDELNLLVFPVFLGKGRRLFPEGGAPTAYELTGHRTTSTGATIQTYRPTGPAEFGTFALPE, from the coding sequence ATGGCACGCCTCACCCTCACCGCCTTCCTCACCCTCGACGGCGTCATGCAGGCCCCCGGCGGCCGCGACGAGGACCGCAGCGGCGGTTTCGACCACGGCGGCTGGCTCGTCCCCTTCGCGGACGAGGACATGGGCCGGTTCGTCACCGAGGTCTTCGACCGCGCCGGCGCCTTCCTCCTCGGACGCCGCACGTACGAGATCTTCGCCTCGTACTGGCCGCGGGTCACCGACCCCGGGGACCCGATCGCGAGCCGCCTCAACACCCTGCCGAAGTACGTCGTGTCCCGCACCCTCGCGAAGGCCGACTGGCACAACACCCACCTGGTCGGCGACGACCTCGCCGAGACCGCCGCCCGGCTCGGGGAGCGCTCCGGCCCCGAGGTGCAGGTCCACGGCAGCGCCCGGCTCGCACAGGGCCTCATCGCCCGGAACCTGCTGGACGAGCTGAACCTGCTGGTCTTCCCGGTCTTCCTCGGCAAGGGCCGCAGACTCTTCCCGGAGGGCGGCGCCCCGACGGCGTACGAGCTGACCGGGCACCGCACCACGTCCACCGGGGCGACCATCCAGACGTACCGGCCGACCGGCCCCGCGGAGTTCGGCACCTTCGCCCTGCCGGAGTGA
- a CDS encoding ABC transporter permease: protein MTAVTAPPAERDPAGGERPAQAAPLRRLLTRPELGSVVGAVAVFLFFALTADGFLRAASLGTVLYAASTIGIMAVPVALLMIGGEFDLSAGVLVTTSALVSSMFSYQMTANAWVGVAVSLLVTLAVGLFNGFMLTRTRLPSFIITLGTFLMLTGLNLGLTKLISGTVSTKTIADMEGFASARAVFASEATIGGATLKVTVLWWLALVAAATWILLRTRFGNRVFAVGGNAEAARAVGVPVRRTKTLLYMGVGFCAWVSGQHLLFSYEVVQSGEGVGNELIYIIAAVIGGCLITGGYGSAVGAAVGACIFGMTSKGIVYAEWNPDWFKFFLGAMLLLATLLNAWVRKRAEATA, encoded by the coding sequence ATGACCGCCGTGACCGCCCCGCCCGCCGAGCGCGACCCGGCCGGCGGCGAGCGGCCGGCGCAGGCCGCCCCGCTGAGGAGGCTCCTCACCCGGCCCGAGCTGGGCTCGGTCGTCGGCGCCGTCGCCGTCTTCCTCTTCTTCGCGCTCACCGCCGACGGCTTCCTGCGCGCCGCGAGCCTGGGCACCGTGCTCTACGCGGCGTCCACCATCGGCATCATGGCCGTGCCGGTCGCCCTCCTGATGATCGGCGGCGAGTTCGACCTGTCCGCCGGGGTGCTCGTCACCACGTCGGCGCTGGTCTCCTCGATGTTCAGCTACCAGATGACCGCCAACGCCTGGGTCGGCGTCGCCGTGTCCCTCCTGGTCACCCTCGCCGTCGGCCTCTTCAACGGGTTCATGCTCACCCGCACCCGGCTGCCCAGCTTCATCATCACGCTCGGCACCTTCCTGATGCTGACCGGCCTGAACCTCGGCCTGACCAAGCTCATCAGCGGCACGGTCTCCACCAAGACCATCGCGGACATGGAGGGCTTCGCCTCCGCCCGCGCCGTGTTCGCCTCCGAGGCCACCATCGGCGGTGCCACGCTCAAGGTCACCGTCCTGTGGTGGCTCGCCCTCGTCGCCGCCGCCACCTGGATCCTCCTGCGCACCCGCTTCGGCAACAGGGTCTTCGCCGTCGGCGGCAACGCCGAGGCCGCCCGCGCGGTCGGCGTCCCCGTACGCCGCACGAAGACCCTCCTCTACATGGGCGTCGGCTTCTGCGCCTGGGTCTCGGGGCAGCACCTGCTCTTCTCGTACGAGGTCGTCCAGTCCGGCGAGGGCGTCGGGAACGAGCTGATCTACATCATCGCGGCCGTCATCGGCGGCTGCCTGATCACCGGCGGCTACGGCTCCGCGGTCGGCGCGGCCGTCGGCGCGTGCATCTTCGGCATGACCAGCAAGGGCATCGTCTACGCCGAGTGGAACCCGGACTGGTTCAAGTTCTTCCTCGGGGCGATGCTCCTCCTCGCGACCCTCCTCAACGCCTGGGTCCGCAAGCGGGCGGAGGCCACCGCATGA
- a CDS encoding ATP-binding cassette domain-containing protein: protein MTTPLPTSPRTTAPLVELDAVSKRYGSVRALRDVSLRVHAGEITCVLGDNGAGKSTLIKIIAGLHTHDAGTLRVDGEETVLASPRDALDRGIATVYQDLAVVPLMPVWRNFFLGSEPTVGKGPFKRLDTARMRATTRAELLRMGIDLRDVDQPIGTLSGGERQCVAIARAVHFGARVLVLDEPTAALGVKQSGVVLKYVAAARDAGLGVVLITHNPHHAYLVGDRFVLLKRGAMAGSHTKDSVTLDELTRQMAGGSELDALRHELERTAPPGTIDGGGHRPPPDPERARPTDRQGRQDP, encoded by the coding sequence ATGACGACCCCCCTCCCGACGTCCCCCCGCACGACCGCCCCACTGGTCGAACTCGACGCGGTGAGCAAGCGCTACGGATCCGTCCGCGCCCTGCGGGACGTCTCCCTGCGGGTCCACGCCGGCGAGATCACCTGCGTCCTCGGCGACAACGGCGCCGGGAAGTCCACCCTGATCAAGATCATCGCCGGGCTGCACACCCACGACGCCGGAACGCTCCGCGTCGACGGCGAGGAGACCGTGCTCGCCTCCCCGCGCGACGCCCTCGACCGGGGCATCGCCACCGTCTACCAGGACCTGGCCGTCGTCCCGCTCATGCCGGTCTGGCGGAACTTCTTCCTCGGCTCCGAGCCCACCGTCGGCAAGGGCCCCTTCAAGCGCCTCGACACCGCCCGCATGCGCGCCACCACCCGCGCCGAACTGCTCCGCATGGGCATCGACCTGCGCGACGTGGACCAGCCCATCGGCACCCTGTCCGGCGGCGAGCGGCAGTGCGTCGCCATCGCCCGCGCCGTCCACTTCGGCGCCCGGGTCCTCGTCCTCGACGAGCCGACCGCCGCCCTCGGCGTCAAGCAGTCCGGCGTCGTCCTCAAGTACGTGGCCGCCGCACGCGACGCGGGCCTCGGCGTCGTGCTGATCACCCACAACCCGCACCACGCCTACCTCGTCGGCGACCGCTTCGTCCTGCTCAAGCGCGGCGCCATGGCCGGCAGCCACACCAAGGACTCCGTCACGCTGGACGAGCTGACCCGGCAGATGGCCGGCGGCAGCGAACTCGACGCCCTGCGTCACGAACTGGAACGAACCGCCCCGCCTGGCACAATCGACGGCGGCGGGCACCGCCCGCCGCCGGACCCCGAGCGCGCCCGGCCCACCGACCGGCAGGGACGACAGGACCCGTGA
- a CDS encoding acyl carrier protein → MPVSSPEGLHEMQKLLVDWVSEFLEVPASPEDNFLDLGGHSLFAMNLNARVQQHFGQELHVKTLLEKSLGEAVEELHARLTAQQVA, encoded by the coding sequence ATGCCCGTTTCCAGCCCCGAGGGCCTGCACGAGATGCAGAAGCTGCTCGTCGACTGGGTGAGTGAATTCCTCGAGGTCCCGGCGTCCCCGGAGGACAACTTCCTGGACCTGGGCGGCCACTCGCTCTTCGCCATGAACCTCAACGCGCGCGTCCAGCAGCATTTCGGCCAGGAACTGCACGTGAAGACCCTGCTCGAGAAGTCGCTCGGCGAAGCCGTCGAGGAACTGCACGCGCGCCTGACCGCGCAGCAGGTCGCGTGA
- a CDS encoding response regulator transcription factor codes for MTIRLLVVDDDPLVRAGLSLMLGGADDIEIVGEAADGAEVPRLVDRLAPHVVLMDVRMPGVDGLTATERLRARPGAPDVVVLTTFHADEQVLRALRAGAAGFVLKDTPPAQIVDAVRKVAAGDPVLSPAVTRQLMTHVAGAAPGPAVREDDRRTAAARRLAELAEREREVALAVGRGASNAEIAATLYVSVPTVKAHVSRVLAKLGLNNRVQIALLVHDAGLLDGDGAP; via the coding sequence ATGACCATCCGGCTGCTCGTCGTCGACGACGACCCCCTCGTCCGCGCGGGACTCTCCCTGATGCTCGGCGGCGCCGACGACATCGAGATCGTCGGCGAGGCCGCCGACGGCGCCGAGGTGCCCCGGCTCGTGGACCGCCTCGCCCCGCACGTCGTGCTCATGGACGTCCGCATGCCGGGCGTCGACGGGCTCACCGCGACGGAGCGGCTGCGGGCCCGGCCCGGCGCCCCCGACGTGGTCGTCCTCACCACCTTCCACGCCGACGAGCAGGTCCTGCGCGCCCTGCGGGCCGGAGCCGCCGGATTCGTCCTGAAGGACACCCCGCCCGCCCAGATCGTCGACGCCGTGCGGAAGGTGGCCGCCGGCGACCCGGTGCTCTCCCCGGCCGTCACCCGCCAGCTCATGACCCACGTCGCCGGGGCGGCGCCCGGCCCGGCGGTACGGGAGGACGACCGGCGCACGGCCGCCGCGCGCCGTCTGGCGGAGCTCGCGGAGCGGGAGCGGGAGGTCGCCCTCGCGGTCGGCCGGGGCGCCTCCAACGCGGAGATCGCCGCCACGCTGTACGTGTCGGTGCCCACCGTGAAGGCCCACGTCTCGCGGGTCCTCGCGAAGCTGGGCCTCAACAACCGGGTGCAGATCGCGCTGCTCGTCCACGACGCGGGCCTTCTCGACGGCGACGGCGCGCCCTAG
- a CDS encoding ROK family glucokinase yields the protein MSTHRDLLRVTERGPALRTMGSRERRSHLSAPRVPTVGIDIGGTKVMAGVVDADGAILEKIRAETPDKSKSPKVVEDTIVELVLDLSDRHDVHAVGIGAAGWVDADRSRVLFAPHLAWRNEPLRDALQARLAVPVMVDNDANTAAWAEWRFGAGRGEDHLVMITLGTGIGGAILEDGRVKRGKYGVAGEFGHMQVVPGGHRCPCGNRGCWEQYSSGNALVREARELAAADSPVAYEIIERVKGHVPDITGPLITELAREGDAMCVELLQDIGQWLGVGLANLAAALDPSCFVIGGGVSAADDLLIGPARDAFRRNLTGRGYRPEARVAKAELGPEAGMVGAADLARLVARRFRRANRRRLERYERYERYAQAFRAGAVRTTRTPEDPGA from the coding sequence GTGAGCACGCACCGCGACCTCCTCCGCGTCACGGAACGCGGCCCCGCCCTGCGCACCATGGGCAGCCGTGAGCGCCGCTCCCACCTGAGCGCCCCGCGCGTGCCCACCGTCGGCATCGACATCGGCGGCACGAAGGTGATGGCCGGGGTCGTGGACGCCGACGGCGCCATCCTCGAGAAGATCCGCGCCGAGACCCCCGACAAGTCCAAGAGCCCCAAGGTGGTCGAGGACACCATCGTGGAGCTGGTCCTCGACCTGTCCGACCGGCACGACGTGCACGCGGTCGGCATCGGCGCCGCCGGCTGGGTCGACGCCGACCGCAGCCGCGTCCTGTTCGCCCCGCACCTCGCCTGGCGCAACGAACCGCTGCGCGACGCGCTCCAGGCCCGGCTCGCCGTCCCCGTCATGGTCGACAACGACGCCAACACCGCCGCCTGGGCCGAGTGGCGCTTCGGCGCCGGACGCGGCGAGGACCACCTGGTGATGATCACGCTGGGCACCGGCATCGGCGGCGCCATCCTGGAGGACGGCCGGGTCAAGCGCGGCAAGTACGGCGTCGCCGGCGAGTTCGGCCACATGCAGGTCGTCCCCGGCGGCCACCGCTGCCCGTGCGGCAACCGCGGCTGCTGGGAGCAGTACAGCTCCGGCAACGCCCTCGTCCGCGAGGCCCGCGAGCTCGCCGCCGCGGACTCCCCGGTCGCGTACGAGATCATCGAGCGCGTCAAGGGGCACGTCCCCGACATCACCGGCCCCCTCATCACGGAGCTGGCCCGCGAGGGCGACGCCATGTGCGTCGAGCTCCTCCAGGACATCGGGCAGTGGCTCGGCGTCGGCCTCGCCAACCTCGCCGCCGCCCTCGACCCGTCCTGCTTCGTCATCGGCGGGGGCGTCAGCGCCGCCGACGACCTGCTCATCGGCCCCGCCCGCGACGCGTTCCGGCGCAATCTCACCGGCCGCGGCTACCGTCCCGAGGCCCGCGTCGCCAAGGCGGAGCTGGGCCCCGAGGCCGGTATGGTCGGGGCCGCCGACCTGGCCCGGCTGGTCGCCCGCCGCTTCCGCCGTGCCAACCGGCGGCGCCTTGAGCGCTACGAGCGGTACGAGCGCTACGCGCAGGCGTTCCGCGCCGGAGCCGTCCGGACCACCCGCACCCCCGAGGACCCTGGAGCATGA
- a CDS encoding IclR family transcriptional regulator codes for MPPSSASTTDAAPKPAGGTGGVQSLERAFDLLERMADAGGEVGLSELSAASGLPLPTIHRLVRTLVACGYVRQQPNRRYALGPRLIRLGESASRLLGTWARPYLARLVEETGETANMALLDGDEIVYVAQVPSKHSMRMFTEVGRRALPHSTGVGKALLAHTPPEEVRALLARTGMPAATERTITTPDGFLAALEQVRAAGYAVDDNEQEMGVRCLAVPVPDAPTPAAISISGPAGRVTEAATEKIVPVLLEVARDLSAALTTASARG; via the coding sequence GTGCCGCCGTCCAGCGCCAGCACCACCGACGCCGCCCCCAAGCCCGCGGGCGGCACGGGCGGCGTGCAGTCCCTCGAGCGCGCCTTCGACCTCCTGGAGCGGATGGCCGACGCCGGGGGCGAGGTCGGGCTGAGCGAGCTGTCCGCCGCCAGCGGGCTGCCGCTGCCCACCATCCACCGGCTGGTGCGCACCCTCGTCGCCTGCGGCTACGTCCGCCAGCAGCCCAACCGGCGGTACGCCCTCGGCCCGCGCCTGATCCGCCTCGGCGAGTCCGCCTCCCGCCTGCTCGGCACCTGGGCCCGCCCGTACCTGGCGCGGCTGGTCGAGGAGACCGGCGAGACCGCGAACATGGCCCTGCTCGACGGCGACGAGATCGTCTACGTCGCCCAGGTGCCGTCGAAGCACTCGATGCGGATGTTCACCGAGGTCGGGCGGCGGGCGCTGCCGCACTCGACGGGCGTGGGCAAGGCGCTGCTCGCGCACACCCCGCCGGAGGAGGTGCGCGCGCTCCTCGCCCGTACGGGCATGCCCGCGGCCACGGAGCGGACCATCACCACGCCGGACGGCTTCCTCGCGGCGCTGGAGCAGGTGCGCGCGGCGGGGTACGCGGTGGACGACAACGAGCAGGAGATGGGGGTGCGCTGCCTCGCGGTACCGGTGCCCGACGCGCCCACGCCGGCGGCGATCTCCATCTCGGGCCCGGCCGGGCGGGTGACGGAGGCGGCGACGGAGAAGATCGTCCCCGTGCTCCTGGAGGTCGCCCGCGACCTGTCGGCGGCTCTCACCACGGCGTCGGCCCGCGGCTGA
- a CDS encoding PaaI family thioesterase, protein MTGDPALDLARKVLDSQPFSRLVGARVTAFGDGEAVLELDVRPELLQQNGFLHGGVLSYAADNAITFAAGTALGPAVLTAGFSIQYVRPAVGRSLIARAAVVHAGRRQAVVRCDLLTTGGDRETDVEGVAGVGDGMGVGDEPGGADEPGRTGRRETLCAVAQGTVLAAEPPRDPAP, encoded by the coding sequence ATGACCGGTGACCCCGCGCTCGACCTCGCCCGGAAGGTCCTCGACAGCCAGCCGTTCAGCCGCCTCGTCGGCGCCCGCGTCACCGCGTTCGGCGACGGCGAGGCGGTCCTGGAGCTCGACGTACGGCCCGAACTGCTCCAGCAGAACGGCTTCCTGCACGGCGGCGTCCTGTCGTACGCGGCGGACAACGCCATCACCTTCGCCGCGGGGACCGCGCTGGGCCCGGCCGTCCTCACCGCCGGGTTCTCCATCCAGTACGTGCGCCCCGCCGTCGGCCGCTCCCTGATCGCACGGGCGGCGGTCGTCCACGCGGGCCGCCGCCAGGCCGTGGTCCGGTGCGACCTGCTGACGACGGGCGGGGACCGCGAAACGGACGTCGAAGGTGTGGCAGGCGTGGGGGACGGGATGGGCGTGGGAGATGAGCCGGGCGGGGCGGACGAGCCGGGCCGCACGGGCCGGCGGGAGACGCTGTGCGCGGTCGCGCAGGGCACCGTCCTGGCCGCCGAGCCGCCCCGCGACCCGGCGCCCTGA
- a CDS encoding sensor histidine kinase, with protein MTHAEYPWLLPSDLARAADPDPRGGRRRRTVRDWAVDTLAFAFACLVGIAVVHNSRQINESDAVVLADEILGAVACLLLWARRGRPAATAVAASVIGIVTPATGGAVVVAVFGAAVRLPPRRLAAVAGAAFVCSTLQGFLRPDPEIDGVVNLVVNLVMLLLATGWGMLVRSRRQLVAALRERARRAETEAGLRAEQAQRAAREAIAREMHDVLAHRLTLLSVHAGALEFRPDAPSAEVSRAAGVIRDSAHEALQDLRQIIGVLRAPGDADGAGGNRPQPTLATLDALIAESREAGTAVTLDTDVPDPAAVPAATGRTVYRIVQEGLTNARKHAPGARVDVLVRGRPGDGLTVDVRNTAPPGPVPHVPGSGQGLIGLSERATLAGGRLRHGPGAGPGGGFAVHAWLPWPA; from the coding sequence GTGACACACGCGGAGTACCCCTGGCTGCTTCCCTCCGACCTGGCGCGGGCGGCCGACCCCGACCCCCGCGGCGGGCGCCGCCGCCGTACCGTGCGGGACTGGGCCGTCGACACGCTGGCGTTCGCCTTCGCGTGCCTCGTCGGGATCGCCGTCGTCCACAACAGCCGCCAGATCAACGAGTCGGACGCCGTCGTCCTCGCCGACGAGATCCTGGGCGCCGTCGCGTGCCTGCTGCTGTGGGCGCGCCGAGGGCGCCCCGCCGCGACCGCCGTCGCCGCGTCCGTCATCGGCATCGTCACCCCGGCCACCGGCGGCGCCGTGGTGGTCGCCGTGTTCGGCGCGGCCGTACGGCTGCCGCCCCGGCGCCTCGCCGCCGTCGCGGGCGCGGCCTTCGTGTGCAGCACCCTCCAGGGGTTCCTCCGCCCCGACCCCGAGATCGACGGGGTCGTCAACCTGGTCGTCAATCTCGTCATGCTGCTCCTGGCCACCGGCTGGGGCATGCTCGTCCGCTCCCGCCGCCAGCTCGTCGCCGCCCTGCGGGAGCGGGCCCGCCGCGCCGAGACGGAGGCCGGGCTGCGCGCCGAGCAGGCGCAGCGGGCCGCCCGCGAGGCCATCGCCCGCGAGATGCACGACGTGCTCGCCCACCGGCTGACCCTGCTCAGCGTCCACGCGGGCGCCCTGGAGTTCCGCCCGGACGCGCCGTCCGCCGAGGTGTCCCGCGCGGCGGGGGTGATCCGCGACAGCGCCCACGAGGCGCTCCAGGACCTGCGCCAGATCATCGGCGTCCTCCGGGCGCCCGGCGATGCCGACGGCGCGGGAGGGAACCGGCCGCAGCCCACCCTCGCCACGCTCGACGCGCTGATAGCGGAGTCCCGAGAGGCCGGGACCGCCGTGACCCTCGACACGGACGTCCCGGACCCCGCCGCCGTCCCCGCCGCGACCGGCCGCACCGTGTACCGCATCGTGCAGGAGGGCCTCACCAACGCCCGCAAGCACGCCCCCGGCGCCCGTGTCGACGTCCTCGTGCGGGGCCGCCCCGGAGACGGGCTCACCGTCGACGTGCGCAACACCGCGCCCCCGGGGCCGGTTCCGCACGTGCCCGGGTCCGGACAGGGGCTCATCGGGCTGTCCGAGCGCGCCACCCTCGCCGGGGGCCGGCTCAGGCACGGTCCGGGTGCGGGCCCCGGCGGCGGCTTCGCCGTCCACGCCTGGCTACCGTGGCCCGCATGA
- a CDS encoding Gfo/Idh/MocA family protein produces the protein MRIGMIGTGRIGTFHAKVLSRHAYVGGLVVTDVDAERAERLARAIGATAAPSSDEVFAWGVDAVVIASATASHADLLVRAARAGLPVFCEKPIAVDLPGTLRALRAVGAAGTPLQIGFMRRFDAGYTTARATVRAGRLGRLHTVRTVTSDREPPPAAYLPLSGGLFRDCLVHDVDMVRWVTGREVVDVYAAGSDRGDAAFREADDVETAAALLTLDDGTLVTSTATRRNGAGYDVRMELAGELDQLVVGLDDRTPVTSAEPQGPPAAPRPWTGFLERFAPAYEAELDAFVRFARGERDNPCDGRQALEALRVAEACERSRRERRPVRLAEVPGLDGP, from the coding sequence ATGCGTATCGGAATGATCGGAACCGGGCGTATCGGAACCTTCCATGCGAAGGTGCTCAGCCGTCACGCGTACGTCGGCGGGCTCGTCGTCACGGACGTGGACGCCGAGCGGGCGGAGCGCCTGGCGCGGGCGATCGGCGCGACGGCCGCGCCCAGCTCCGACGAGGTCTTCGCGTGGGGCGTGGACGCCGTGGTGATCGCCTCGGCCACCGCCTCCCACGCCGACCTGCTGGTCCGGGCCGCCCGCGCGGGGCTGCCCGTGTTCTGCGAGAAGCCGATCGCCGTGGACCTGCCCGGCACACTGCGGGCGCTGCGGGCGGTGGGGGCGGCCGGGACTCCGCTCCAGATCGGCTTCATGCGGCGGTTCGACGCCGGGTACACCACGGCGCGCGCGACCGTCCGAGCCGGGCGGCTGGGCCGGCTGCACACCGTGCGGACGGTCACCTCGGACCGGGAGCCGCCGCCCGCCGCGTACCTGCCGCTGTCGGGCGGACTGTTCCGGGACTGCCTCGTGCACGACGTGGACATGGTGCGCTGGGTGACCGGCCGGGAGGTCGTCGACGTGTACGCGGCGGGCTCCGACCGGGGGGACGCCGCCTTCCGGGAGGCGGACGACGTGGAGACGGCGGCGGCCCTGCTGACCCTGGACGACGGCACCCTGGTCACCTCGACGGCCACGCGCCGCAACGGCGCCGGGTACGACGTGCGGATGGAGCTGGCCGGGGAGCTGGACCAGCTCGTCGTGGGCCTGGACGACCGCACGCCGGTCACCTCGGCCGAGCCGCAGGGCCCGCCGGCCGCGCCCCGGCCGTGGACGGGCTTCCTGGAGCGGTTCGCCCCGGCGTACGAGGCGGAGCTGGACGCCTTCGTCCGGTTCGCGCGCGGCGAGCGGGACAACCCGTGCGACGGGCGGCAGGCCCTGGAGGCGCTGCGGGTCGCCGAGGCCTGCGAGCGCTCCCGCCGCGAGCGCCGCCCGGTGCGGCTCGCGGAGGTGCCGGGGCTGGACGGGCCGTAG